The DNA sequence TCGATCAGGTGCTCGTCGCAGTACGCCACCAGGGCCGCCGCGTCCCGGCGCAGCTCCTCGTCGCACACGTGCACCTCGTGGCCCTCGACCAGCCACAGCAGCTCTTCCCACGACATGTCGAACGCGAACGACACGGTGTGCGCGATGCGCAGCCGCCGGCCGCCGGCCGCCGCGATGGCGGGCGCGAAGATCGCCCGCTGGTGGTTGAGCTGCATGTTCGTCAGGCCGCGGTACGGCGTGACGACGCCCTTCGGCCGGCCCGTCGAGCCGGACGTGTAGATCACGTACGCCGGGTGGTCCAGGGAGAACGTCGGCCACTCGACCTCGTCCGGCGCAGGAGGCAGGTCGTCGACGCACAGCGCGTCCGGCACCAGGCCGACCGCCGTGGTCGACAGCACGCACAGCGGCGCGGTGTCCTCGATCATCAGCAGCAGCCGGTCGGCCGGGTGGTCGAGGTCGAGCGGCAGGTACGCGGCCCCGGTGCGGAGCACCGCGAACAACGCCACCACCATCTCGGTCGTGCGCGGCAGCGCGAGCGCGACCACGCGTTCCGGCCCCGCGCCGCGGCTGATCAGCAGCCGGGCCAGGGTGTCGATCCGGTCCTGCAGCTCGGCGTAGGTGAGCCGCTGGTCGCCGAACACGAGCGCGGTCGCGTCCGGGGTCCGGCGGGCTTGGGCGACGAGCAGGTCGGCGATGGTCTCGGACACCATCGGGTTGGTGCTGGCGTCCCACTCGGCCTCCAGCGCGCGCCGTTCGTGGTCGGGCAGCACGTCGAGGGTGCCGACCAGCGCGTCCGGTGCGTCGACCAGGCGGCGCAGGACGGTGGTGTACCGGGTGAGCAGGGCTTCGGCGGCGTCGGCGGCGAAGGTGTCCGGCCGGGACGCCAGCGTGACGCGGGTGCGGGCGCCGGGCGTGATGATGAGGGTCAGGGGGAAGTGCGTGCCGTCCACGTTGGACACGTCGAGCACGCCGTGCCGGGACGCCAGCTCGCCCTGCCGGTCGTCGCCGTCGCCGGTGCGCAGCACGAACAGCGTGTCGAACAGCTGCCGGTGCCCGGCTTCCTGCTGGATCTCCCCCAGGCCGACGTGCTCGTAGGACATGAGCGCGGTCCGCTCGGCCTGGACGCGGCGCAGCAGCTCCAGCACGGTCTCGCGGGGGTCGAGGGCGATCCGGGTGGGGATGGTGTTGAGGAACATGCCGATGACGTGCTCGACGCCGTCGACCTCGACCGGGCGGCCCGCGACGGCGGTGCCGAACACCACGTCGTCCCGGCCGACCTGGCTCGCCAGCACCAGCGCCCACGCGGCGTTGAACACGGCGTTGGCGGTCAGGCCGTGCCGCCGGGCCTGCGCCCGGACGCGGTCGGTCAGCTCCTCGGTCAGCTCCTGGTGGACCTCGGCCGGGATGACCGGCTCGCGGGACCGGTCCGCGGGGGCGACCAGGGTCGGCTCGCGCAGGCCGGACAGGGCGGTGCGCCACGCGCGCAGCGCCGCGTCGTGGTCCTGCCGGGCCAGCCACGCCAGGTAGTCGCGGTAGGAACCGGGCGGCGGGAGCTCGGCGTCGGCGTCGCGGTACAGCTCCAGCAGCTGCTCCAGGAACAGCCACGCCGACCAGCCGTCCCACAGGATCAGGTGGTGGGTGATGACGAGCCGGTCGCGGCCGTCGGGCAGCCGCAGCACCAGGAACCGGCACAGCGGCGGCGCGGCCAGGTCGAACCGCTCGCGCCGGTCGGCGGCCAGCAGGTCGGGCACGTCGGCGTGGTCGGCGTCGACCACGCGCAGCGGGATCTCCAGGCCGGGCGCGATGAACTGCACCGGTGCCGGCACGCCGTCGCTGGTGAACCCGGCCCGCAGGCTGGGGTTGCGCGCCAGGAGCACGGCGCCCGCGCGGCGCAGCCGGTCGACGTCCAGCCGGCCGGCGAAGTCCATCGTCTCCTGGGACAGGTAGACGTCGAGCGCGCCGGTGTCGTAGCTGGAGTGGAAGTACAGGCCTTCCTGCAACGGGGACAGCGGCCACACGTCCTCCGCCTCGGGCAGGGCCGCGCGCTGCTCGTCGGTCAGCACGAGCAGCGGCGCGTCGTCGGCGGTGCCGTCCTCGGCCTGGACGGCGGCGAGCGCGGCGACCGTGCGGTGCTCGAACACGTCGCGAGGGCTGATCCCGATGCCCAGCCGGCGGGCCCGGGTGGACACCGCGATGGACGTGATGCTGTCGCCGCCGAGGGTGAAGAAGTCGTCGTCCACGCCCAGCTCGGCCAGGCCGAGGACGTCGGCGAACACCTCGCACAGCAGGCGTTCCCGCTCGGTCTCCGGCGCACGCCGTCCGGTCCTGTCCGGGGTGGGCGAGGGCAGCGCGTTCTGGTCGAGCTTGCCGCTGGGGGTGAGCGGGAAGTCCGGCAGGGCCACGACCGCGTGCGGGACCATCGCGGCGGGCAGGGCGTCGGCGATCCCGGCCCGCACCGCGTCCAGGTCGACGTCGGCGGGCGTCACGTACGCCAGGAGCCGGTTGTCGCGGGCGATGACCGCGGTCCGCGCCACGCCGGGCAGCGCGACCAACGCCGACTCGACCTCGCCGAGCTCGATCCGGTTGCCGCGCACCTTGACCTGGCGGTCGGTGCGGCCCAGGTAGACGAGCGCGCCGTCGGCGCGGCGCACGACCAGGTCGCCCGTGCGGTACATGCGGTCGCCGGGCGCGCCGAACGGGTCGGCGACGAACCGCTGCGCGGTGAGCGCGGACCGGCCGTGGTAGCCCAGCGCGAGCTGGACGCCCGCCAGGTACAGCTCGCCCGGCACGTTCGCCGGGACGGGCCGCAGGAACGGGTCGAGCACGTGCAGCCGGGTGTTCCAGACCGGGCGGCCGATCGGCACGGCGTGGTCCGGCGCGCCGTCGTACTCGAAGTGCGTGACGTCGACGGCGGCTTCGGTGGGGCCGTAGAGGTTGTGCAGCGGCACGCCGGTGAGGGCGCGCCAGCGGGCGGCGACCTCGCCGGTCAACGCCTCGCCGCTGCTGAACGCGCGGCGCAGGCTCGTCGACCACGCCGCGTCCTCGTGCACCTCGGGCACGGTCAGGAACGCGGCCAGCATCGACGGCACGAAGTGCAGGGTGGTGACGCGCTCGCGGCGGATCAGGTCGGCGAGGTAGGCGGGGTCGCGGTGGCCGTCCGGCTTGGCGAGCACGACGGCCGCGCCCTCGCACAGGGCCCAGAAGAACTCCCACACCGAGACGTCGAAGCTGGACGGGGTCTTCTGCAGCACGCGGTCGTCGGCGGTGAGGCGGTACTCGTGCTGCATCCACGCCAGCCGGTTGACGATGGCGCGGTGCGTGACGACGACGCCCTTGGGCCGCCCGGTCGAGCCGGAGGTGTAGATGAGGTAGGCGGGCCGGTCCGGGTGCGGCGCGGGGAGTTCGCCCTGAGGTGCTCCCGTGTCGGCGCAGTCCTCGGGCCGGACGACGGCGGTCGCGCCCGAGTCGGCCAGCATGAACTCGACGCGGTCGGCCGGGTAGTCGAGGTCGAGCGGCAGGTAGGCGGCGCCGGCCTTGAGCACGCCCAGCAGGGCCACCATCAGCTCGGCGGAGCGCGGCACGGCGACCGCGACGACGTCGTGGCCGTGCAGCCTGTGGGCCAGCGCGGTGGAGCGCCGGTCCAGTTCGGCGTAGGTGAGGGTGACGTCGTCGTGGACGACGGCGGTCGCGTCGGGGGTGAGGGCGGTCCGGGCGGCGATCCGGCTGACGAGCGTGCCTTCGGGGACGTCGGCGGCGGTGTCGTTGAGCTGCCGGAGCCACTCGGTCTCGGCGGTGGTGACGAGGTCGAGGCTCGCGACCGGCCGGTCCGGGGTGGTGGCGAACGCGGACAGCAGGCGGACCAGCCGTTCGGCCAGGGACGCGGCTTCGGCGTCGGGGACGCGGTGCTTGAGGCGCAGTTCGATGCGGTCGCCGGGCAGGACGATCAGCGCCAGGGGGTAGTGCACCTGGTCGCGGATCTCCACGTCGTCGACCACGTCGGGGAAGTTCTCGACCACGACGAGGGTGTCGAACAGCTCGCCGTGCCCGGTGACGCGCTGGATCTCGGCCAGGCCCAGGTGCTGGTGGTCCAGCAGCCGCGCCTGCTCGGCCTGCAGGTGGGTGAGGACGGTCGCGAGGCCGTCGTCCCCCCGCCACCGCTGGCGGACGGGCACGGTGTTGATGAACAGCCCGACCGCGTTCTCGATCCCGGGCACCTCGGCCGGGCGCCCGGCCACGGTGGTGCCGTAGACGACGTCGGCCCGCCCCGTGAGGCCGCCGAGGAGCAGGCCCCACGCGCCGTGCAGCACGGTGCTGAGCGTCAGACCACGCCGCCGCGCCTGGCCGACCAGCGCCGCGCTCAGCTCGGCGGGCAGCTTCACCCGGTGCTGTCCGTGCCGCGGCGACACCTCACCCACCGGGGCCGCCTCGCGGAGACCCCCGCCCAGAGCTGCGCGGGCGTCCCCGCCAAGGGGACCCCTGTTCTTATTCTCCCACCGGGGTACGACAATTCCGGCGACCAGCGTCGGCTCGTCCACATCGGACAGCGCAGCGCGCCAAGCGGCGTGCGCCGCGTCGCGGTCACGGCTCGCCAGCCACGCGAAGTAGTGCCGGTGGTCGACCGGCTCCACCCGGCCACCCACCAGCTCCCGCCGCAGCAAGCCGACCGACCACCCGTCCAGCAGGATGTGGTGCAGCGTCAGCACCAGCCGGTCGCCGTGCCGGGCCGCCCGCATCAGCGGCGGCCGGGAGAGGTCGAACGGCTCGGCCCGTTCCGCCGCCAGCACGGCCTCGACGTCGTCACCGGCCGGGTACTCGCGCCACGGCAGCGCCAGCGCGTCCGCGATCACCTGCTCCACGCGCCCGCGGTCGGTCTGGCGGAACCCCGCGCGCAGCAACGGGTGCCGGTCCAGCAGGCCCTGCACCGCCTCCCGGTCCACGTCCAGGCTCAGCACCTCCTGCACCACGTACGAGTCGTCCGCGTCGTACTGCGCGTGGAAGAAGAAGCCCTCCTGCAACGGTGACGCCGGCAGCACGTCCGACGAGAACCCGTCCAGGGAGACCTCCGTCCCGACCGCGCGGGCGACCCGCGCCAACCCGGCCACGGTCCGGTGCTCGAACACCTCGCGCGGCGTGAACTCCAGGCCCGCCGCCCGCGCCCGCGACACCAGCTGCATCGTGACGATGCTGTCGCCGCCCAGCTCGAAGAAGTTGTCGTGGACGCCCGGCGTCAACCCCAGCACGGCCTCGACCAGGTCCACCAGCACCTGCTCGACCGGGTTCGTGGCCGGCGCGTCACCGCCGAGCGCGGTCCAGTCCGGCTCCGGCAGCGCCGCCCGGTCCAGCTTGCCGTTCGGCGTCAGCGGCAGCGGCCCGGCCACCGGCACCACCACGGACGGCACCATGTAGTCCGGCAGCGCCGCGGCGACGTGCTCCCGCGCGTCCACCGGCGCGACCGAGCCGACCACGTACGCGACGAGCCGCTTCACCCGCCGGTGGTCCTCCCGCACCAGGACGGCGGCCTGCGCGACGCCGGGGTGCGCCATGAGCGCGCTCTCGACCTCGCCCGGCTCGATCCGGAACCCGCGGATCTTCACCTGGCCGTCGGAGCGGCCCAGGAAGTCCAGGTTCCCGTCCGCGCGCCACCGCGCCCGGTCGCCGGTCCGGTACATCCGCGCGCCGGGCGCCCCGAACGGGTCGGCCACGAACCGGGACGCGGTCAGCGCCGCCTGCCCCCGGTAGCCCCGCGCGAGCCCGCGCCCGCCGACGTACAGCTCGCCCTCCACGCCCACCGGCACCGGCCGCAACGCCGAGTCCAGCACGTAGCAGCGGGTGTTCGGGTCCGGCACGCCGATCGGCACCGGGCCGGTCCAGTCCGGCTTCGCGGGCCACAGCGTGGAGTTCACGGTCGCCTCGGTGAGGCCGTAGGCCGCCACGACCCGCAGCCGCCGCGCCCACCGGGCGATCAGCTCGGTCGGCACCGTCTCCGTGCCCACGACCAGCACCGCGCCCGCGGGCAGCTCGCACTCCGGCGGCAGCGCCGCGACCAGCGACGGCGGCAGGATCATGTGCGTGGCCTCGTGCGCGGCGATGTAGGAGGTCAGCTCGTCGCCCGCGACGCGGCGGTGCGACGGCACGACGACCGCCCGCCCGCCGACGCCCAACGACATGCACAGGTCCCACACGGCCACGTCGAACCCGACGGACGCGAACTGCACCACCCGGCTGTCCGGGGTGATCCCGATCCGGTCCACGGCCGTCGCGATGAGGCTGCCGATGCCCTCGTGCGTGACGACGACGCCCTTGGGCCGGCCGGTCGAGCCGGACGTGTAGATCACGTACGCGGCCTGGTCGAGCGCGATCGGAAGGCCCAGGTCGGAGCCGTCGGCGGGCAGGTCGAACCGGGTCTCCGGCGTGATCACGAGCTTCGCGCCCGCGTCGGACACCATGTGGTCGACGCGGTCGCGCGGGTGGTCGAGGTCCAGCGGCAGGTAGGCCGCGCCCGCCTTCATCACCGCGAGCAGCGTCACGACCAGGTCGGCCGAGCGGGGCAGGGCCACGCCCACGACGTCCTCGGCTCCCACGCCCGCCGCGACGAGCGCGCGGGCCAGCCGGTTCGCGGCGGTGTTCAGCTCGGCGTAGGTCAGCGACACGTCCTCGCACACCACCGCGACGGCGTCGGGGCGCAGCGCGGCCTGGCGTTCGACCGCACCCGGCCACGTCACCTCGTCCACCTCGCGCGGCGCCGTGCCGAAGTCGAGCAGCCGGGCGCGTTCGTCGTCGTCGACCAGGTCGATCAGCGCCACCGGCTGGTCGGGGTCGGCGTCGAGCACGCGCAGGAACCGCCGCTGGTGGTCGGCCAGCTCGTCGGGCGTGCACACGGCGGCGTTCGCCTCGAACGTCACGACGAGCCTGCCGTCGGCGCGCTGGAGGAACGACGTGGTCAGGTCGTTGACCGGGCCCAGCGACAGCATGTGGAACGCGGGGTCGAGGTCGGCGAACCCCATCTCGCGACCGAAGCCCAGGTAGTTGACCGTCGGCCCGACCAGCTCGGGGATGCCGTCGCGCAGGCCGAGTTCGCGGGCCAGGTCCTCGCCGCGGTAGGCGCTGTGCGGGACGACCTCGCGGATCTCGCGGTCCACGGCGGCGATCAGGTCGGTGATGGTGGTGCCCGGTCGCACGGTGACGCGCAGCGGCAGCACGGTGGACGCCATGCCGGGCGTGACCCGGCTGACCGCGTCCCGCCGCCCGGTCACCGGCATCGCCAGCACCAGGTCGGTCGCGCCGGTCACGCGGTGGGCGTAGGCGGCGACGGCGGCGAACACCTGCCGGGAGGACAACGGGTTCGGCAGCTCGACGGTGCGGCGGATGACCTCGCGCACCTGCCCGGCGGCCCGCGGCACGAGCCGCACCGGCTCGGGGTGGTCGGCCATCTTCGCGTGCCAGAACGCGCGGTCCGCCTCGCGGGCCGGTGACCCGCGGTAGGCCAGGTCGGCGTCGACCAGCGCCTGCACCGGCTTCGGCCGCGGCTCGGCGGAACCCTCGTACAGCTCGCCGGCCCGTCTGGTGATCAGCACGCAGCCGTACGCGTCGACCACCAGGTGGTGGTAGCGCTGGTACCAGAGCACGTGGTCGTCGGCGATGCGCAGCAGCGCGTGGTGGAACAGCGGACCGTCGGCGATGTCGGTCAGCCGGGCCATGTCGTCGTCCATCCACGCCCGCGCGTCGGCCACGGAGTCGAACGACAGCAGCGTGACGTCGGTGGTCGGCGGCGCCGGGACCTGGCCGTCCTCGGTGAAGCGGACGTGCAGCGCGCCGGTCTCGCCGACCACCTGCCGGACCGCCGCCTCCAGCCGGTCGTGGTCGACCGGACCGCGCAGCTCCAGGTACCAGGCGACGTTGTAGACGGGGTTGTCGGGCTCCAGCTGCTGTGCCAACCAGACACCGGTCTGAGCACCGGTCAAGGGCAGCGCCATGGTCACAACCTTCCCGTTCCTTCCCGACTTCCCCGCACACACACCGCGGGTGGGGATGCGCGACGGCACCCCCACCCGCGGTGGACCGCCGAACTAGTTCTTGATCGCTTCGAGCAGCGGCACGACCTGCTCGATGCCGTAGGGCACGCTCAGCACCGTGTTGAACGACATGGCCGCGCCGATCGGCGGGTCCATGTAGGTGAGGAACAGGTCGCGCTTCTCGGTGACGACCTTCAGCCGCTGGTAGGCGGGCACGGACTTGACCCGCTCCCACGCGCTCTGGTCGAACATCAGCCACACCAGCCGGTCGGCGTCGAGCAGGTCGAACCGCTCCTCGCTGAACTCGGCCACGTTCATCTGGCCGGCCAGCGTGCCGATCTCGTCGACGAGGGTGAAGCCCAGCTCCTTCATGAAGATGGCCTTCGGGTCGGTCGGGGCGAACGCGGAGTACTGGCCGGGCTTGAAGCTGTCGGCCACCACCATCGTCTTGCCGGCCCACTCGGGGTGCGCGGCCTTGGCCTCGCCGAACTTCTTCGCCACGCCGTCGATCAGCGCCCGCGCTTCCTCTTCCTTGCCCAGCGCCTTGCCGATGTGCAGGGTCTGGTCCTGCCACGGCGCGGCGTAGTCGGGGAACGCCTTGGGCTGCGCGACCACGGGCGCGATCTTGGACAGCGTGTCGTACTGCTCCTGCTTCATGCCGGAGTAGACCGCGAGGATCAGGTCGGGCTTGAGCGCGGCGACCTTCTCCAGGTTGTACTCGTCGCGCTCGCCGACGATCTCCGGCTGGGTGCTGCCCCAGAGTTCCTTGGTCCACGGCCAGTTGCCGAAGGGCCGCTCCTTGAACCAGTCCACGACGCCGACCGGCTTGACGCCCAGGGCCAGCACGGGCTCCTGGTCGGACAGGCCGAGCGTGACGACCTTCTTCGGCTCCGCCTTGATCTCGGTGGTGCCGTACTTGTGCTCGACCGAGACCGGGAACGCGCCGGTGGAGGCGGTGTCGGTCGTGCTCGTCCCGCCGGAGCCGGCGTCGCCGCCGCCCCCGCAGGCGGCCAGCGCCAGCGCTGCGGCCGAGACGACCGCGACCAGCTTGAACTTCGTGGACATCAGGGTTTCCCTTTCGGCAGGCGCGTCGGCGCGCCGTGATACCAGGTTAGGTTTGCGTAACCTAACAAACGGAGGGGCGTTTCAGCTCACCCGTGAGACGCTGATCGCGTATTCGGGCTGCGAGGGCACCGCCGCGGGGACGGCTTCGGGCACCACCGGGGTGCGGCGGTCGAGGACGGACCGGAGGATCTCCCCCACCCGCACGGACGTGTTGGACAGCAGCGACGACGAGATGCCGTGCGTGTGCTCGGTGCCGCCCTGCAGGTACAGGCCGGCCAGCAGGTCGTCATCGGTGGCCAGGCGGTAGTCGCGGCCGACGCTCAGCCTGCCCTGCGCGTCCCGGGCGCAGCGCCCGGCCAGCCCGCCCAGCAGCGCGGTCGGGTCGGCCTCGCGGTAGCCGGTGGCGTAGACGATCGCGTCGGCGTCGAGCACCTCGCGCGCGCCGGTGGCCAACGACTCCACGGTCACCGCCACGCCGTCCGCGCGGTCGTCCAGCTCGGCCACGCGGGAGAGGTTGAGCAGCCGCAACCGCTGCCGCCCCACCACCTTCTCCCGGTACACCCGCCGGTACAGCTCGGCGATCAGGTCGTGGTCGACCACCGCGTAGTTGGTGTTGCCGTGGTAGTCCATGAGCTTGCGCTTGACCGGCTCGGGCGCGGCGAAGTAGTCGTCCACGGCGGCCGGGTCGAAGATCCGGTTCGCGAACGGGCTGTCGTCGGCGGGGCTGTAGCCGTAGCGCGCGAACACCGCGCACACCTCGGCCGACGGGAACCGGTCGTGCAGGAACGCGGTGACCTCCGCACCGCTCTGCCCCGCGCCGACCACGACCAGTCGGCGGGGGTCGGCCAGGGACTCGACGCGGTGCAGGAAGTCCCGGTTGTGCCACACGCGCTCGGAGGCGTGCACGCCCTCGGGCAGCGCCGGGCGCAGTCCGGTGGCCAGCACCAGGTTGCGGGCGCGGCGCACCTCCACCTCGCCCGCCGCCGTGGTCGAGACGACGTCGAAGTGCGTGATCACGCCACCCTCGGCCACCGGCCGCACGTCCACCACGTCGTGGCCGTAGGACACCAGGTCGTCCACGCGCCCGGCGGCCCACTCGAAGTAGTCGTGGAACTCGACCCGCAGCGGGAACAGGTTCTTGTGGTTGATGAAGTCGACCAGCCTGCCCCTGCCGTGCAGGTAGCTCAGGAAGGTGAAGGTGCTGTTCGGGTTGCGCAGGGTCACCAGGTCCTTGAGGAACGACACCTGCATGGTCGCGTCCTCGATCAGCATCCCGCGGTGCCAGCCGAACCGGGGCTGCCGTTCCAGGAAGTGGGCGGTCACCACGTCTTCGGCACGCGCGGTGGCGTTGTACTCGGTGACGGCGATCGCGAGGGCCAGGTTGGAAGGCCCGAAGCCGACGCCGAGGACGTCGAAGACCGGTGGCTGTGGCATGGCTGTCCCATCGGTGCGACTACAGGGTGATCGAACTTTGGTTACCCTAACCTAAGTTGATCCTCCGCGGGAGTGATCCAGGCCTCTCTCGTGTTTAGGGTAGCCTCACCTGACACTCAGCGGAAGGCGGGCACCGGGGTGAAGACCGTCCTGAAGGACGCCGTTGCCGGGCAGTGGAGGTCGGTGACCGTCGCTTCGGCGCTCGGCGCGGCGCACCAGGCGGGCGAGGCGGCCGTGCCGCTGCTGGTCGGCGTGGTGATCGACGAGGCGGTGCGCACCGGTGCGGGCGGGCGGTTGGCGTTCTGGATCGGCGTGCTGGCCGCGGTGTTCGTGACGCTGTCGTTGAGCTTCCGCTTCTCCTTGCGCAGCGGGGAGAAGGCCTCGCACCAGGCCGCGCACGAGGTGCGCTCGGCACTGGCCGCGCGGGTGCTGTCGACCGACGGCGCGGCGCACGGCAGGCTGTCCGGGGAGCTGGCGAGCATCGCCACCAGCGACGCCCAACGGGTCGGGCAGGTGAACCTGGCGCTGCCGATCGCGTTCTCCGCCGTGGTCGGCCTGCTGGTGGGCGCGGTGGCGCTGCTGCGGGTGTCGTGGGTGCTCGGCGTGCTGGTCCTGGTCGCCGCGCCGGTGCTGCTCGGCCTGGCGCACGTGCTGGGCAAGCCACTCGAACGGCGCAGTGACGCGGAGCAGGACCGGGCGGCGCTCGCGTCCGGGGTGGCGGCCGACCTGGTCGCCGGGCTGCGGGCGTTGAAGGGCATCGGCGCGGAGGCCACGGCGGCGCGGCGGTACCGGGTGACCAGCCGGTCGTCCATGGCGGCGGCGATCCGGGCCGCCCGGTCCCGGGCCTGGCTGGACGGCTCGATGCTGGCCACGACCGGGGTGTTCCTGGCGGTGGTGGCGCTGGTCGGCGGGCACCTGGCCGCGTCGGGCACGATCACGGTCGGCGAACTGGTCGCCGCGGTGGGGCTGGCGCAGTTCCTGCTGTGGCCGCTGTCGATCTTCTCGTGGGTGAACGGGCTGCTGGCGCAGGGCCGGGCGTCGGCCGCGCGGGTGGCCGAGGTGCTGGCCGCTCCCCCGGCCGTGCCGCCCGGTGCGGTGGCGCTGCCGGCGGTGGCCGGGCGGGTGGAGCTGGCCGGCGTGGTGTCCGGGTCGTTGCGGGGGGTGTCGCTGACGGCGTCACCCGGTGAGCTGCTCGGCGTGGTGGCGCGTGATCCGGCGGACGCGGTGTCGTTGCTGGCCGTGCTGGCGCGGGAGGTGGACCCGTCGGGCGGCGCGGTGACGCTGGACGGCGTGCCGCTGTCCGCTGTGGAGGGTTCGGCGCTGC is a window from the Saccharothrix saharensis genome containing:
- a CDS encoding iron-siderophore ABC transporter substrate-binding protein, whose protein sequence is MSTKFKLVAVVSAAALALAACGGGGDAGSGGTSTTDTASTGAFPVSVEHKYGTTEIKAEPKKVVTLGLSDQEPVLALGVKPVGVVDWFKERPFGNWPWTKELWGSTQPEIVGERDEYNLEKVAALKPDLILAVYSGMKQEQYDTLSKIAPVVAQPKAFPDYAAPWQDQTLHIGKALGKEEEARALIDGVAKKFGEAKAAHPEWAGKTMVVADSFKPGQYSAFAPTDPKAIFMKELGFTLVDEIGTLAGQMNVAEFSEERFDLLDADRLVWLMFDQSAWERVKSVPAYQRLKVVTEKRDLFLTYMDPPIGAAMSFNTVLSVPYGIEQVVPLLEAIKN
- a CDS encoding ABC transporter ATP-binding protein encodes the protein MTVASALGAAHQAGEAAVPLLVGVVIDEAVRTGAGGRLAFWIGVLAAVFVTLSLSFRFSLRSGEKASHQAAHEVRSALAARVLSTDGAAHGRLSGELASIATSDAQRVGQVNLALPIAFSAVVGLLVGAVALLRVSWVLGVLVLVAAPVLLGLAHVLGKPLERRSDAEQDRAALASGVAADLVAGLRALKGIGAEATAARRYRVTSRSSMAAAIRAARSRAWLDGSMLATTGVFLAVVALVGGHLAASGTITVGELVAAVGLAQFLLWPLSIFSWVNGLLAQGRASAARVAEVLAAPPAVPPGAVALPAVAGRVELAGVVSGSLRGVSLTASPGELLGVVARDPADAVSLLAVLAREVDPSGGAVTLDGVPLSAVEGSALRSAVVVAAHDADLFEGSVRENVAAGGPRVAEALDAARVDDVARALPHGLDTPVSARGRSLSGGQRQRVALARALAAAPPVLVVHDPTTAVDAVTEVSLAAGIKRMRTGLTTIVVATSPALLAAADRVVFLAGGAVAATGPHADLVADDDYRLAVLS
- a CDS encoding lysine N(6)-hydroxylase/L-ornithine N(5)-oxygenase family protein, with translation MPQPPVFDVLGVGFGPSNLALAIAVTEYNATARAEDVVTAHFLERQPRFGWHRGMLIEDATMQVSFLKDLVTLRNPNSTFTFLSYLHGRGRLVDFINHKNLFPLRVEFHDYFEWAAGRVDDLVSYGHDVVDVRPVAEGGVITHFDVVSTTAAGEVEVRRARNLVLATGLRPALPEGVHASERVWHNRDFLHRVESLADPRRLVVVGAGQSGAEVTAFLHDRFPSAEVCAVFARYGYSPADDSPFANRIFDPAAVDDYFAAPEPVKRKLMDYHGNTNYAVVDHDLIAELYRRVYREKVVGRQRLRLLNLSRVAELDDRADGVAVTVESLATGAREVLDADAIVYATGYREADPTALLGGLAGRCARDAQGRLSVGRDYRLATDDDLLAGLYLQGGTEHTHGISSSLLSNTSVRVGEILRSVLDRRTPVVPEAVPAAVPSQPEYAISVSRVS